From Lucilia cuprina isolate Lc7/37 chromosome 4, ASM2204524v1, whole genome shotgun sequence:
TATAAAGAagcaaatgtaaacaataatttcctctaatttcacaaaattatggaaggtaaacaaatttttaaaataaatttacttaaaacattattttattaaattacagaCCTTCAAGATATAGTAGTAGAAGCTTTAGAAGTGTATATAAATCACATTCTTTACATTCGTGATCTGTATCCCGGTCAAATATTCAAAAAACGTAGAATATACAATACACCAGTTTATGTGTCCATATATCCACCTTTaaacacatatttatataaagtgcTAAGAACGTCTAGGGAACTGTTAAAGACCCAAGAATTAGAATGTGTggagatacttttctataaggATGATAACAAGGAATATGAacgttataaatttaaaacaatattggaaaaaaattgccaaaatgAAGATGAATTTTTGTTGGATTTTGAAGAACAGTTAAGAAGTTCTTTAGGCACCTTGGCCGAAAGGCTTAAAGGTTTGGAAAAACTGCCCTCAGATGCTAAGTTTAGAATTTTGGTTTATACCACACAAGCTGCTTTTGTTAGATTAACACATAATGCTCACTATCAGGTATTTtaatagtaaataattttatctatttctttttaattttgtaatttttataggaTTTTCCCTGGTTACGTGCTGATTTGAAACCAGCTTTAACTCACCAGGAAATTTCTTTATTGCCTCTAACCAGCCTCAACTGTTTAGGGTTGAATGTAACtgctgaaatattttaacacaccttttggtattttcttaagtttttttatttgatttgtttctCTTGTTTTTAGCATTTATAATAAACCTTGTCTCTTTAAATCCTCATACGTCTTACGATTAACCACATTACCCAGAGAATCTTCAAATTCTTCTTCCTGATCTGCTATCCACCGTTCGGATTGTTTTTGTGACTTTAGCTTTTCCCACAATGTTATAGCATCCTCAATTTGTGTGACATTGGCAAAATGAGCAGTATTGGGTATTCCCAAACAACGCATACCATGAGCATGTCGCCATTCGGCAAAATGACGCTGGAATGCTTTGGGTCCTTTATAGGTGTAATTACCACAAATTTCACAATTGTAACTTATATTCAAGCCATGTAGTTTGTACAACCAATAAGGTATGGGTTTGCCATCCCAACCTAAGGGTAAATTTTTAGGATTATACGGCACCTCATCAGCATCAggatcatcatcattatcagaATCACTAGCTTCCACATCGCTGTCATCTCTTTCACCGCCCGTACGTGCCTGTTTACgttgaacattttcttttgaTGCACTACGCTGTTCAGATATCAATTCAGCATATTTGTATAGGTATGCTTCCAATTGTGCAATTTCCTTGTGGCGCTCGTTTTCACGAGATTGTGTGGAAGAACTTTTAGCTGGTTTTTTAGCCATTAATGATGGATCCAAAGTTTTTTTGCCTTTTGTGGAAAATAAACGTTGAGCTCTTTCTTCTAGAGTACCACCACATTTTAGTCCCAAAGCCATTAGGGCAGATTTTAAACGATCCAATCCCAGGGAAGCCAATTCTTCCCAGCTAGAGAAAGCTGATAGATCTAAATGGGCACCAGTATTTGCCAAAGCTGATTCGGTTTCTTTGGAAGCCCAACCTGGAAAAGTACCCTGCAGCCACTGCTTTTGAAATTCCAAATCCACTTTAAGCATCTCCTCTTCCAGATCATATAAAGGTTGCACTCTTAATATGAAGTTGTGTAAATAATCATTTAAGGAttctatatatttcttatattcCTTATTCTTTCTTTCCTTAGGAATATCAAAAACATGGTCAAATGTCATTAAGTAGGTAATATAGTCGACCTTTTCCACTCCCCTCAAATTAATATACATTTCATAGCACTCATTCAAGTCTAAATAGCGTCCACCGCCTTCCTCGTCCGTAAATTCCACCAACGCTGACATTTCCTCAGGATTACTGTAGGCCTTAACTAAATCTTCGAATTCCACAGACAATGGTATGCTAACTTCGCTGGGATGTTTCTTATAGAACTCTTTGATTTGCTTCAGTCTGTTGTAGAATTCATTAAATTCATTTGGCCCTGAAAGGGCTTGTATTTCAGTTTTACGTTCATTATCCTTGTCTTCATATAGTTCCTTTAGTTTTTCCGTGGAATTATGATGTAAATCCAATAGATACTTAAGCCGGTGTTCCGAATAAATTCTTTCCTTCTCACTTGCTTTTTTATTGGCATACTCATCCACCATGAGTTTGAGCAGACGTTCACGTTCCTCGTGAAAACGCCTTTGCTGTTCTAGCAAAGTTTCCATTACGTTTTAAACTAACTGCTGTTTAAATAGATATACAAATTCTagtgtttttttacaatattaaaataatttatttagtttttcaaagagaaaacaaaaatagcaaTTTCTTTAAACGTTTTCACGGCAAATGTCAAACTTTTTGTATGGGACAACAAAGCCGCAGACATTAAAGTAGACGGCGTTTGACACTAAACAGTAAGGCGTCTTAAAATCAGCCGTATGACGGCAAAATTTTCCGGTATTTTTATAGCGCCAAGGCGACATATCCACTCGGTGGTAAAAAAAGCTCGGACTGGATATATGTGTTGTGAATATTTTctctatataatatatataccgTTTGTTCTAACCAAGTTAATGTGTCGCTTAGACCTGGTCCAAACTAGGAAATATgtagtttataaaacaaaatttatacgtGTAGACATTCAGAAAACTTcaaaagataattaagaaaaagttttcaacaaaagtttcccagtgtggaccaggtctaattTTACTTCGAAAAGAACGTTAGGAATCTCGAAAATAGCTGGATGAAAGTCATCTTATTTCCGGCTTATTTACGCATTATTGCCGTAATTGCCATTTTACGACAGATATTAAACAGTGTACCTaatcattaatataattttttacaaaaacaaaattctctacaaattttacaataaaatgatgATTGTTATCAAGACAATGTTGTCTAAACAGTTTTTCTGATATTTTTGTTACAACGATGCTATGAAGTCTATACCTTATAATTTTGTTCATGATAACAGTCTGACGTTTACTTATAAGATAATTATATAATGTAGACATGGGCTAAGAGTTGCATTGAAAAAGCATTAAAGATtacaacactgtatgtaaaaagttaacaacatttttgtgaatttatgaaaactttttgtttaaattttattagctagtaatattaatattattttatatataaaataattttttaaataaagttttattaataataaaaaaaattagtacttaatactattttttacaactttgtatttttgattatttgaattttcaaaat
This genomic window contains:
- the LOC111679368 gene encoding DNA polymerase zeta processivity subunit: MEDLQDIVVEALEVYINHILYIRDLYPGQIFKKRRIYNTPVYVSIYPPLNTYLYKVLRTSRELLKTQELECVEILFYKDDNKEYERYKFKTILEKNCQNEDEFLLDFEEQLRSSLGTLAERLKGLEKLPSDAKFRILVYTTQAAFVRLTHNAHYQDFPWLRADLKPALTHQEISLLPLTSLNCLGLNVTAEIF
- the LOC111679367 gene encoding splicing factor 3A subunit 3; this encodes METLLEQQRRFHEERERLLKLMVDEYANKKASEKERIYSEHRLKYLLDLHHNSTEKLKELYEDKDNERKTEIQALSGPNEFNEFYNRLKQIKEFYKKHPSEVSIPLSVEFEDLVKAYSNPEEMSALVEFTDEEGGGRYLDLNECYEMYINLRGVEKVDYITYLMTFDHVFDIPKERKNKEYKKYIESLNDYLHNFILRVQPLYDLEEEMLKVDLEFQKQWLQGTFPGWASKETESALANTGAHLDLSAFSSWEELASLGLDRLKSALMALGLKCGGTLEERAQRLFSTKGKKTLDPSLMAKKPAKSSSTQSRENERHKEIAQLEAYLYKYAELISEQRSASKENVQRKQARTGGERDDSDVEASDSDNDDDPDADEVPYNPKNLPLGWDGKPIPYWLYKLHGLNISYNCEICGNYTYKGPKAFQRHFAEWRHAHGMRCLGIPNTAHFANVTQIEDAITLWEKLKSQKQSERWIADQEEEFEDSLGNVVNRKTYEDLKRQGLL